In one Bacillus thuringiensis genomic region, the following are encoded:
- a CDS encoding rhodanese-related sulfurtransferase, which translates to MATTKPYRVLLYYMYTTIENPEEFAAEHLAFCNSLELKGRILVAKEGINGTCSGTVEQTEKYMEAMNNDPRFDGIVFKIDEADGHAFKKMHVRPRPELVTLRLEDDINPHEITGKYLEPKDFYEAMKQEDTVIIDARNDYEFDLGHFKGAIKPDIESFRELPDWIRENKEVLEGKKILTYCTGGIRCEKFSGWLVREGYEDVSQLHGGIVTYGKDPEVQGELWDGQCYVFDERIAVPVNQKEHVIVGKDHFTGEPCERYVNCSNPECNKKILCSEENEAKYLRACSHECRVSPRNRYVIQHELTEEQVAAALEQIEAGK; encoded by the coding sequence TTGGCAACTACAAAACCATACAGAGTATTACTATATTACATGTACACAACAATTGAAAACCCAGAAGAATTCGCGGCAGAGCATTTAGCATTTTGTAATTCACTTGAATTAAAAGGAAGAATTCTTGTAGCAAAAGAAGGTATTAACGGAACTTGTTCTGGAACTGTAGAACAAACAGAGAAATACATGGAAGCAATGAACAATGATCCACGTTTTGACGGTATCGTATTTAAAATAGATGAAGCTGATGGTCATGCATTCAAGAAAATGCACGTGCGTCCTCGTCCAGAGTTAGTTACACTTCGTCTAGAAGATGACATTAACCCACACGAAATAACTGGGAAGTATTTAGAGCCAAAAGATTTTTATGAAGCAATGAAACAAGAAGATACAGTTATCATTGATGCACGAAATGATTATGAGTTTGATTTAGGCCACTTCAAAGGTGCGATTAAACCTGATATCGAATCATTCCGTGAATTACCAGATTGGATTCGTGAAAATAAAGAAGTACTTGAAGGTAAAAAGATTTTAACTTATTGTACAGGCGGAATTCGTTGTGAGAAGTTTTCTGGCTGGTTAGTTCGTGAAGGCTATGAAGATGTAAGTCAGCTTCACGGCGGAATTGTAACGTACGGAAAAGACCCAGAAGTACAAGGTGAGCTTTGGGATGGACAATGTTACGTGTTCGATGAGCGTATCGCTGTACCAGTAAACCAAAAAGAACATGTTATCGTTGGTAAAGACCACTTTACAGGTGAACCTTGTGAGCGCTATGTAAACTGTTCAAATCCAGAATGTAATAAGAAAATTTTATGTTCTGAAGAAAACGAAGCGAAATATTTACGTGCATGTTCTCATGAATGTCGTGTAAGTCCACGTAACCGCTACGTAATACAACATGAATTAACGGAAGAGCAAGTAGCTGCTGCATTAGAGCAAATCGAAGCGGGGAAGTAA
- a CDS encoding Nramp family divalent metal transporter: MNKDITKDEHLPSESTTVQSAHLALSGETKGWKRLLPFLGPAFIASVAYIDPGNFATNIAAGSQYGYLLLWVILASNLMAVLIQTLSAKLGIATGNNLPEIARENFPKPVSIGLWIQGELVIMATDLAEFIGAALGLYLLFGIPMLPAALITAAGSFIILEFQRRGFRPLEAIITGMIFIVVIAFGIQVFYAKPELSPLLSGLFIPRFQGVDSILLAAGILGATVMPHAIYLHSALTQRRVVGTNDEQKKKIFRFEFIDIIIAMVIAGAINASMLIVAAALFFKNGLHVEDLDVAYTQFTNLVGPVSAALFGIGLLSAGLSSSSVGTMSGDIIMQGFIRMHIPLYLRRFITMIPPLVIIALGVNPTYALVMSQVVLSFGIAFALVPLIMFTSNKKIMGALVNHRITTFIAWIIAILVIILNIFLLYQTFVG; the protein is encoded by the coding sequence ATGAATAAAGATATAACAAAAGATGAACATCTCCCTTCTGAAAGTACAACTGTACAATCAGCTCACTTAGCTTTAAGTGGAGAAACAAAAGGTTGGAAAAGACTGTTACCATTTTTAGGACCCGCTTTTATCGCATCCGTTGCTTATATTGACCCTGGCAACTTTGCTACAAATATCGCAGCTGGTTCACAATATGGATATTTACTATTATGGGTTATACTCGCTTCTAACTTAATGGCTGTATTAATCCAAACTTTATCAGCTAAATTAGGAATTGCTACAGGAAACAATTTACCCGAAATAGCTCGTGAAAACTTTCCAAAGCCTGTGTCTATCGGTTTATGGATACAAGGTGAACTAGTTATTATGGCTACAGATTTAGCGGAATTTATTGGAGCTGCTTTGGGGCTTTACTTACTATTTGGAATCCCGATGCTACCTGCCGCTTTAATTACTGCAGCCGGATCATTTATTATTCTTGAGTTTCAACGTAGAGGATTTCGTCCACTAGAAGCTATTATTACAGGAATGATTTTCATTGTAGTAATCGCTTTTGGAATTCAAGTTTTTTATGCAAAACCAGAATTAAGTCCCCTTCTTTCAGGACTATTTATTCCAAGATTCCAAGGTGTAGATAGTATATTACTTGCAGCAGGGATTTTAGGTGCGACAGTTATGCCGCATGCAATCTATTTACATTCCGCCTTAACGCAGCGGCGCGTAGTCGGAACAAATGATGAACAAAAGAAAAAGATTTTCCGCTTCGAGTTTATCGATATTATTATTGCAATGGTTATTGCTGGAGCAATTAATGCAAGTATGTTAATTGTAGCAGCTGCTCTATTCTTTAAAAACGGCTTGCACGTTGAAGATTTAGATGTTGCTTACACTCAATTTACCAATTTAGTAGGTCCTGTATCGGCTGCATTATTTGGGATTGGACTTTTATCAGCAGGACTATCTAGCTCTTCTGTCGGTACAATGTCGGGTGATATTATTATGCAAGGTTTCATTCGAATGCATATTCCGTTATATTTACGCCGATTTATTACAATGATTCCACCATTAGTTATTATCGCTTTAGGTGTAAATCCAACTTACGCTCTCGTTATGAGCCAAGTCGTCTTATCATTCGGTATTGCATTTGCATTAGTACCACTTATTATGTTTACAAGTAATAAAAAGATAATGGGTGCACTCGTTAACCACCGCATAACAACATTTATCGCATGGATAATTGCTATACTTGTTATCATTTTAAATATTTTCTTACTGTATCAAACTTTTGTAGGGTAA
- the panE gene encoding 2-dehydropantoate 2-reductase, translated as MRILVLGAGGVGGFFGGRLVEKGEDVTFLVRNKRKKQLEERGLVIRSVNGDFSFQPKLITKEERTSPFDVILFSTKAYHLNEAIQDLKPFVGEGTVIIPLLNGIAHLSLLQKEFGEEKVIGGLCFIETTLNDQGEIVQTSAANRLVFGEIKSQNSERVKHISKAFAGTKSSFVLSENITQDMWHKYLFITVMSGVTTLMRAPIGPIRESEGGRDFIRNVFEESVQIMRVLGAPIKVNIAQEHMKTIDKISYDMKSSMQRDMEKGSFIEGKHLQGYLLDVAEQFSITAPLLSTIYQNLKVYEEMTFNRSVIELDV; from the coding sequence ATGCGGATTTTAGTATTAGGCGCTGGTGGAGTCGGAGGATTTTTTGGTGGCAGATTAGTCGAAAAGGGAGAAGATGTTACATTTCTTGTTCGTAATAAACGAAAAAAACAATTAGAGGAAAGAGGACTTGTAATCCGAAGTGTTAACGGGGATTTTTCCTTTCAACCGAAATTAATAACGAAGGAAGAGAGAACTTCTCCATTTGATGTCATTTTATTTTCAACAAAAGCGTATCACTTAAACGAGGCAATTCAAGATTTGAAGCCGTTTGTTGGCGAAGGTACTGTAATCATTCCATTGTTAAATGGTATCGCTCATTTATCACTATTACAAAAAGAATTCGGCGAAGAAAAAGTAATTGGCGGTTTATGCTTTATCGAGACGACGTTAAACGATCAAGGAGAAATTGTACAAACTAGCGCTGCCAACAGACTTGTGTTTGGAGAAATTAAGTCTCAAAATTCAGAGAGAGTAAAGCATATTTCTAAAGCATTTGCAGGTACGAAATCTAGTTTTGTTTTAAGTGAAAATATTACGCAAGATATGTGGCATAAATATTTATTTATTACTGTAATGTCCGGTGTGACAACGTTAATGCGTGCACCAATTGGACCAATTCGTGAAAGTGAAGGCGGCCGTGATTTTATCCGTAATGTGTTTGAGGAATCTGTACAAATCATGAGAGTATTAGGAGCTCCAATAAAGGTTAATATTGCCCAGGAACATATGAAAACGATTGATAAAATTTCGTATGATATGAAGTCATCGATGCAACGTGATATGGAGAAGGGTTCGTTTATTGAAGGGAAGCACTTGCAAGGATATTTACTGGATGTAGCAGAGCAATTTTCTATAACGGCACCATTATTAAGCACTATATATCAAAATTTAAAGGTGTATGAAGAGATGACCTTTAACAGATCTGTAATAGAATTAGATGTATGA
- a CDS encoding APC family permease, with protein sequence MVSSIKRFLIGRPLKSTELGEQKLNKTKALAILSSDALSSVAYGPEQILIALAGVGAIAYWYSIPIAVGVLVLLTALILSYRQIIFAYPHGGGAYVVSKENLGMNPGLIAGGSLLVDYILTVAVSVSAGTDAITSAFPSLHAHNVIIAVIFVILITILNLRGVTESASVLAYPVYLFVLALFILIGVGIYNILTGHVSPTLHAPIGTPVAGISLFLLLRAFASGSSALTGVEAISNAIPNFKDPAPNNAAKTLLAMGALLAVLFSGIVFLAYYYGVTPSKEVTVVSQIAEQTFGRNFMYYFIQGTTALILILAANTGYSAFPLLAVNLAKDKFIPRMFTIRGDRLGYSNGIIILGVASIILIVAFQGQTEHLIPLYAVGVFIPFTLSQTGMVLKWLREKPEGWALRLTINLIGAVISFIVMSMFFLTKFAQVWSILIFLPVIIFLFHRIKKHYDAVGDQLSLKTCEPLIPIEGNVIVVPVAGMTHVVENSLNYAKSLSADQVIAVYVAFDREEEKKFEVKWKKWQPEVRLVTLHSHYRSIIQPLTKFIDTVQYKASESNYRVTVVIPQFIPKKGWHNILHNQSSLLIRAYLLYKRNVVITTVPYHLKK encoded by the coding sequence TTGGTTTCATCTATTAAAAGATTTTTAATTGGAAGACCGTTAAAATCAACAGAGCTTGGAGAACAAAAGCTTAATAAAACGAAAGCTTTAGCTATTTTATCTTCTGACGCATTGTCATCAGTTGCTTACGGTCCAGAGCAAATTTTAATTGCTTTAGCAGGTGTTGGAGCGATCGCTTATTGGTATTCCATTCCGATCGCTGTTGGGGTATTAGTACTATTGACAGCCCTTATTTTATCATATCGTCAAATTATTTTTGCTTATCCGCATGGCGGGGGAGCGTATGTTGTATCAAAAGAAAATTTAGGAATGAATCCAGGCTTAATTGCTGGAGGATCTTTATTAGTTGACTATATTTTAACTGTTGCGGTAAGTGTGTCCGCTGGTACAGATGCAATTACGTCTGCGTTTCCTAGCTTACATGCACACAATGTAATTATTGCGGTTATATTTGTTATATTAATTACAATATTAAACTTAAGAGGAGTAACGGAATCAGCTTCCGTTTTAGCATATCCTGTTTATTTATTTGTTTTAGCACTATTTATATTAATTGGTGTAGGCATATATAATATTTTAACTGGTCATGTTTCACCCACTTTACATGCGCCGATTGGTACACCAGTTGCAGGAATTAGTTTGTTTTTATTACTAAGAGCATTTGCATCAGGTAGTTCGGCTTTAACAGGTGTTGAAGCAATTTCAAATGCAATTCCGAACTTTAAAGATCCTGCGCCAAACAATGCTGCAAAAACATTGCTTGCAATGGGTGCATTACTTGCTGTGTTATTTTCAGGAATTGTATTTTTAGCTTATTATTACGGAGTGACTCCGAGTAAAGAAGTAACAGTTGTTTCTCAAATTGCTGAACAAACATTTGGACGTAATTTCATGTACTATTTCATACAAGGTACAACAGCTTTAATATTAATTCTCGCTGCTAATACAGGTTATTCTGCATTTCCTTTATTAGCGGTTAACCTTGCAAAAGATAAATTCATACCGAGAATGTTTACGATTAGAGGAGACCGTCTAGGTTACTCAAACGGTATTATTATACTTGGAGTTGCTTCGATTATTTTAATTGTAGCTTTCCAAGGACAAACAGAACATTTAATTCCGTTATATGCAGTAGGTGTATTTATTCCATTTACACTTTCTCAAACAGGGATGGTATTAAAATGGCTTCGCGAAAAGCCTGAAGGATGGGCTTTAAGATTAACGATTAATTTAATTGGTGCAGTTATTAGTTTTATCGTAATGAGCATGTTCTTCTTAACTAAATTTGCACAAGTTTGGTCGATTCTTATTTTCTTACCAGTTATTATCTTCTTATTCCATCGAATTAAGAAGCATTATGATGCAGTGGGTGATCAATTAAGTTTAAAAACTTGCGAACCTCTTATTCCAATTGAGGGGAATGTAATTGTCGTTCCTGTAGCAGGTATGACGCATGTAGTAGAAAATTCATTGAACTATGCAAAATCTCTTTCGGCAGATCAAGTTATCGCAGTATATGTTGCTTTTGACAGAGAAGAGGAAAAGAAATTTGAAGTGAAATGGAAGAAGTGGCAACCTGAAGTAAGGCTTGTTACATTACATTCTCATTATAGAAGTATTATTCAGCCGCTAACAAAGTTCATTGATACAGTGCAATATAAGGCAAGTGAATCGAATTACCGCGTTACGGTCGTTATACCACAGTTCATTCCGAAAAAAGGTTGGCATAACATTCTTCATAATCAATCCAGTTTACTCATACGTGCGTATTTACTTTATAAAAGAAATGTTGTTATTACGACAGTTCCATATCATTTAAAAAAATAA